The stretch of DNA TAAACAGCCTAACGTGAAAAAGACTGGCGTTAGtaaacaccaccaccacctgcaGCCATGGCTGGCGCCGTGCGCGTGGCCCACCCACCGCGCGGGCCGGCAGCCTTTCCGGACGGGATCCGCTTGTCGACGGCCGTTGCATTGGGCACCCGCCATTATTGCCCTACTTGATCCACGGCACTACACCGCCATTATTGCCATTATCCACGTGCTCGTATGGCACGTGTATATAAACAGCCTAACGTGATTGATCTCTGAATCCATCCATCCCCAGAAAGGAAAAACAGCTAGCAGGAGCAGTAGTGTACGTAGAATATGGCGCTCACCACGAGCAGCACTAGTAACCAAGCCCTGCTCGACGCTCAGCTTGAGCTCTGGCACACCACCTTCGCCTACATCAAGTCCATGGCGCTCAAGTCCGCCCTAGACCTCCGCATTGCCGACGCCATCCACCACCACGGCGGCGCCGCGACGCTCCCCCAGATACTCACCAAGATCACGCTGCACCCGTCAAAGATCCCCTGCCTGCGCCGCCTCCTGCGTGTGCTCACAACCACCGGTGTGCTGAGCGCCCGGCACccggccgacggcggcggcgagcgagcGTATGGGCTCACGCCGGTGTCTCGGCTTCTGGTTGCTGGCCCCTCGAACTTGAGTCCTATGATGACCCTGCTGCTCGACGGCGTGTTCGTGTCTCCCTTCCTTGGCCTCGGCGCATGGTTCCAGCGCGAGCTGCCAGTTCCGTCCCTCTTCGAGATGCAGCACGGGCGGGCCCCGTGGGACTTCGCCGGCCAGAACCCAGCTTTCGGTGGCCTGCTCAACGAAGGTATGGTTTCAGACAGCAGCTTCATCATGAAGATCGTCGTGGAGGAGTGCGGTGGCATCTTCAAGGGGGTAACCTCGCTGATCGACGTCGCCGGCGGGCTcggcggcgcggcccaggcCAT from Panicum hallii strain FIL2 chromosome 3, PHallii_v3.1, whole genome shotgun sequence encodes:
- the LOC112886951 gene encoding O-methyltransferase ZRP4-like: MALTTSSTSNQALLDAQLELWHTTFAYIKSMALKSALDLRIADAIHHHGGAATLPQILTKITLHPSKIPCLRRLLRVLTTTGVLSARHPADGGGERAYGLTPVSRLLVAGPSNLSPMMTLLLDGVFVSPFLGLGAWFQRELPVPSLFEMQHGRAPWDFAGQNPAFGGLLNEGMVSDSSFIMKIVVEECGGIFKGVTSLIDVAGGLGGAAQAIAKAFPHVKCSVLDLPHVAANAPASTNVKYIAGNMFESVPPANAVFLKWVLHDWSDEECVKILKNCKRAIPPRHEGGKVIILDMVVGAGSSDLKHKETQVLFDLFIMFVNGIERDEQEWKKIIFQAGFSDYKITPVLGVRSIIEVYP